A portion of the Cytophagales bacterium genome contains these proteins:
- a CDS encoding aldehyde dehydrogenase family protein, whose amino-acid sequence MKIINPATEEIIAAIEEDNGQIIKEKYEVVREGQQLWQVPIIERISIIRKFYDLLKNELEQLAMVLTDEMGKPLDQSQNEIKGARARIKFFLENSEKWLREEQIVNESGIEEKIAWEPLGIIANISAWNYPYLVGVNVFIPALIAGNGVLYKPSEYTTLTGLKIEELLHKAGVPQNVFQTITGGKDAGEALLKLPLDGYFFTGSYKTGLHIYETVAHRMVPCQLELGGKDPLYVTDDNKNMVAVAKAATEGTFCNNGQSCCAVERIYVHQDVYDDFTREFVKEVKQLKAGNPDEIDVFIGPVTRQEQLKFLQRQVDDALQKGANLLTGGKKMERKGYYFQPTILVNVNHKMSVMKDESFGPVIGICKVKDDEEAVALMQDTEFGLTAAVYSDSRQRAEKILQKINTGTVYWNCCDRVSANLPWSGRKHSGIGTTLSYMGIRAFVQPKAYHFKHF is encoded by the coding sequence GTGAAAATAATCAATCCCGCTACCGAAGAAATAATAGCTGCCATTGAAGAGGATAATGGGCAAATAATCAAAGAAAAATACGAAGTAGTTCGTGAAGGGCAGCAATTATGGCAAGTTCCGATTATCGAACGAATTTCAATTATAAGGAAATTTTACGATCTGCTAAAAAATGAACTGGAACAATTAGCAATGGTCTTAACCGATGAAATGGGCAAGCCCCTGGACCAATCGCAAAATGAAATAAAAGGGGCAAGGGCACGTATAAAGTTCTTTCTTGAAAATTCAGAAAAATGGCTTCGTGAAGAACAGATCGTAAATGAAAGCGGTATAGAAGAAAAGATTGCCTGGGAGCCATTGGGTATCATTGCAAATATCTCTGCCTGGAATTATCCTTACCTCGTGGGGGTAAATGTGTTTATCCCGGCACTAATTGCAGGCAACGGGGTATTGTACAAGCCATCGGAATATACAACACTAACAGGGCTTAAAATAGAGGAACTATTGCATAAAGCGGGGGTACCACAAAACGTATTTCAAACAATAACCGGGGGGAAAGATGCAGGAGAAGCATTGCTCAAATTACCGCTTGATGGGTATTTCTTTACCGGCTCTTATAAAACAGGGTTGCATATTTACGAAACCGTTGCTCATAGAATGGTACCTTGCCAGCTTGAATTGGGAGGAAAAGACCCGCTCTATGTTACGGATGATAATAAGAACATGGTAGCTGTAGCCAAAGCAGCCACAGAAGGTACATTTTGCAACAATGGGCAGAGCTGCTGTGCTGTAGAACGAATTTACGTGCATCAGGATGTTTACGATGATTTCACCCGTGAATTTGTAAAGGAAGTAAAACAGCTTAAAGCAGGAAATCCTGATGAAATAGATGTTTTTATAGGCCCGGTTACCCGGCAAGAACAGTTAAAATTTTTACAGCGCCAGGTAGATGATGCTTTACAAAAAGGAGCTAATCTGCTTACAGGTGGTAAAAAAATGGAAAGAAAGGGCTATTACTTCCAACCTACAATTCTTGTAAATGTCAATCACAAAATGAGTGTGATGAAAGATGAATCATTTGGACCTGTTATTGGCATCTGCAAAGTCAAGGATGATGAAGAAGCGGTCGCCCTGATGCAAGATACGGAATTTGGATTGACCGCTGCTGTGTATTCAGACAGCCGGCAAAGAGCCGAAAAAATTCTGCAAAAGATCAATACGGGCACAGTTTACTGGAACTGCTGTGACAGGGTAAGCGCTAACCTGCCCTGGTCCGGCAGGAAACATTCGGGCATAGGGACAACGCTTTCTTATATGGGCATCAGGGCTTTTGTGCAACCTAAGGCGTATCATTTTAAACATTTTTAG
- a CDS encoding gamma-glutamyl-gamma-aminobutyrate hydrolase family protein — MLKIGISSCFMYPDIKRKVFGHKTLCYLEKDMAQYLSRENIIPILIPDLKEKELERFLSEMDGFVFQGGSDIAPHTYKDTPILDGKWQGDPQRDAYELKIMDFAIKNDKPVLGICRGFQLMNVYFGGTLYQDIGTQRADSIKHRDAEIYDQLNHGIEFIEGKLLDRLYQMSTKTKRVNSVHHQGVKEIGKELEVLAHCPEDGLIEAFLWKGAEKGKVMGMQWHPEFFYNSNEQLIDANFVYDHFLTQITTEKSGQAQIKKK, encoded by the coding sequence ATGCTCAAAATAGGTATATCTTCATGTTTCATGTATCCCGATATCAAAAGAAAGGTATTTGGCCATAAAACTCTGTGCTATCTGGAAAAAGACATGGCTCAATACCTTTCCCGGGAAAATATCATACCCATACTCATCCCTGATCTGAAGGAAAAAGAGCTTGAAAGATTCCTTTCAGAGATGGATGGTTTTGTCTTCCAGGGCGGCTCTGACATTGCTCCACATACATACAAAGATACACCCATCCTGGATGGTAAATGGCAAGGTGATCCTCAAAGAGATGCGTATGAACTTAAAATAATGGATTTTGCCATTAAAAATGACAAGCCTGTTCTGGGCATCTGCAGAGGGTTTCAATTGATGAATGTTTACTTTGGCGGTACCTTGTACCAGGATATTGGTACCCAGCGAGCCGATTCTATCAAGCATAGGGATGCAGAGATTTACGATCAGTTAAATCATGGTATTGAATTTATAGAGGGGAAATTGTTAGATAGGTTATATCAAATGAGTACTAAAACTAAGCGGGTAAATTCCGTTCACCACCAAGGCGTTAAAGAGATTGGTAAAGAGCTGGAAGTTTTAGCTCACTGTCCTGAAGATGGATTGATAGAAGCTTTCTTATGGAAAGGCGCTGAAAAAGGTAAAGTGATGGGTATGCAATGGCACCCGGAGTTTTTTTATAATTCTAATGAACAGCTTATTGATGCTAATTTTGTATATGATCATTTTTTAACACAGATCACCACCGAGAAATCGGGGCAGGCACAGATTAAGAAAAAGTAA